The DNA window CATTTTTATTTCAAAGAGGCGTTTTATATGGACTCTGATTTTTTGCCGATGTTCTATATGATGCAGTTTCTCACAAAGCTCGGCAAGACTGCTGACGAGGTACTCGATGAGTTTGCGATCTATCCATCATCAGGCGAATTGAGCTTTAAGGTAAAGCCAAACGAGAACTATTTGGAGCAAATTGCCGCGCACTATAAAGACGCTAAAGAGGTAAGATGGGTGGATGGGCTCTCAGTCTATTATGAAGATTGGTGGGCAAATGTACGCCAATCAAATACCGAGCCGGTTGTGCGCATCAATGTCGAGGCCCGTACACGCGAAGTGCTCAACGAAAAAGTAGAAGAGTTAAAAAAACTGCTCGGCGTCTAAAAGAGGCCGATATTTTTCTTGGCTTCTGCCAAAGTTTTTTGTGCTACTTTTTGTGCGGCCTTGCTGCCGTCTATCAAGAGTTTCTCGATAGCTTTTTTATTTTTAGCGATCTCAAAGTAGCGGGCTTGGATTGGTTCGAGAAGTATCGTGAGAGAGTTCGCAACTGCTTCTTTGAATTCGCCGTACCCGCGGCCGGCAAAGCGCGCCTCAATTGTTTTAATAGATTCGCCCGATGCCAAATGCATGAGAAACATAAGGTTTGAAAGGCCGGGTTTATTTTGCGGATCAAAGATGATATCTTTGCCCGAATCAGTCACCGCGGTTTTTATTTTTTTGAGTATCTGATCGGGCGTATCGAGAAGGCTGATATTGGTATTCTCGCCGTGCGATTTTGACATTTTTTTAGTCGGATCTTGGAGCGAGAGGATTTTGAGATCTTGTGTGATTTTCGATTGTGGCTCAGGGAACATCTCGCCCGACTTGGCTCGGCGAGACAGGCCAAAGCGTGCGTTGAATCGTCGTGCAATCTCACGCGTGAGTTCAAGGTGTGGGAGCTGGTCGCGCCCCACAGGGACGACGCTAGCTTTGTAAGAAAGAATATCAGCGGCTTGCAGTACGGGGTAGGCGAGGAGGCCAAGGTTGGTGGCCTTGGGATTTTCGGCAAGCATTTCTTTATATACAGGATTGAGCTCGAGCATTGACTTGGGCACGATCATGCTGAATAATGTGGCCAGCGCGATCTGCTCGGGTACGAGCGATTGTACAAAAAGTGTCACTTTTCTGGGATCAACACCACATGCCAAGTAGAGCATGACGATCTTGAGTGTGTTTTCGCGTATATCTTTCGTGTCCTCAAGTGTGGTGAGTGCGTGTATATCCGCCACCATCAAGTAAGTCTTATATTGCTTTTGATATTCAATGAGTGGCTTGAGTGCGCCAAAATAGTTGCCCACATGGAGGCTGCTCGTAGGTCGAAGTCCAGTTAGTAGAATTTGTTTAGGCATAATTTATTTATTATATTTACGTGCTATGCGATATTTTAGAACAAGTAAACAACATACAATATATAGTGCTGGCGCTAAACTTATCCACGTTGAATTAAATTTACTAGTCATGATTAGGGGTATTCCAAATGTCACAAAAAGTAAGACTTTAGAGAGATCTGGTTTTAAAGTATTCGCTATTGCTTTCAACATAATGCTTTTATTCTACCACCAAAAAACCGCCATCGGAAGGGCGGTTTTTTTTGCGAAGAGTTAGATGGTTAGCCAGAGTAAAATTGGCCAGAGGTCGAAGAGAGCAAATAAGATAGCAGCAAAAGCTATAAATGCGCCTCGTTCGTGCGATCGCTTGATTTGGTGCCGTGATATAATCGCAAGTGTGATTGCGGCGGCCACCAAGAAAAGCGTTGAGATGAGGTGGTAAGGGCCGTCTAACAAGAGTGATGGGTTAATAAATCCTAAGAAAGCAATCAGGAAAGCGTAGATCGCAAACTGGTTCCAATGTGTTTTCATGAGATTATTATATCTCAATAACTACGGGTATTACCATCGGCCTACGCTCAGTTTTTTGGAAGAGGAACTGGGCGATTTTTTCTCGGAGTTCTTCTTTGATGTACTGCACATTGATCGGATGCATTTTTTCGGTCATTTCTTCGATATGCTTTTTGGTTCTGTTGCGCGTCTCGTAGAGCAAATCTTTTGATTCTTTCAAGTAGATAAACCCACGCGAGATGATGTCGGGTGACCCGCGTACTTTACCGGTTTTTTGGTCGATAATTGCGATGATGACAAACATGCCGTCAGACGCCATCGCTTGGCGGTCACGCAATACCACTTCTTTGATATCGCCTACACCCAAGCCGTCGACAAATACCGCGCTTGCATCAACCGCTTCTTTGGTGAGCGTTATCGTGTCTGCGGTGACATCTATAATGCGGCCGTTTTCAGGGATCACGATGTTTTCATCTTTGATGCCGAGCTCTTTGGCAAGTCGCGTGTGGAGCTTCAACATATAGTAGTTACCATGAATAGGCATAAAGAACTTTGGTTTCATAATACCGATCATGAGCTTGAGATCTTCTTGTTGGGCGTGACCGCCCGCATGAATGTCCATCATTTGATAGTGAAAGACTTCGGCGCCTTCGCGGTAAATAGTGTCTTTAAGATATTGCACGCTTCGTTCGTTGCCGGGGATGACCGATGACGAGAATACTACCGTATCGCCCGCGTGAAGTCGCACATGGCGGTGTTCACGGGTTGCGACACGCATGAGTACCGCGCCACCCTCGCCCTGTGCGCCGGTGCACAGGAATAGAATTTTATCATCAGGGTGATTGCTGACATCTTTGATATCAATCATGATGCCTTTCGGTATTTTGAGATATCCCAATTCTTGCGAAAGAGCCACATTGCTCTTCATTGAATAGCCGTCGATCGCGACCTTACGGCCGTATTTGTGGGCAAGCGAGATGAGCTGTTGCAAGCGCGAGATGAGCGATGCAAAAGTAGCGACAATAATGCGTCCCTTAGCTTGCTTGAATATATCTTCGAGATTTTGTTCGATGTCTTGCTCGGAGAGTGAGTGCCCGGGCTTTTCAGCGCCCGTCGAGTCAGACATTAGGAGTAGTACGCCTTCTTTTGCAAAGCGTTCCATCTTTGCGTAGTCTGCTGGCACATCGCCTACAGGATGCGCGTCAAATTTGAAGTCGGCGGTATGACAAACGGTACCTACTGGCGTGTGGACTGCTACGCCAACCGTATCAAAGATATTGTGGTTCACATGGAAAAATTCAATGTTAAACACGCCAAGTTTTAGTTTGGTATCTTGCTTGACCTCTTCGGTGTGCAAGCGTGGCAAGTGCGTAAAATCGCCTTGGCGCTTGAGGATGATGGCGCGCGTGAGTGGCAGGGTATAGATAGTAGGGCTGCCAAGTTCTGCCGACAGATAGGGGATTGCGCCGATGTGGTCATAGTGACCGTGGGTGATAATGACACCGCGGATGTTTTTCTGTTTGGTTTTAAGATATGAGACATTAGGGATAATAAAATCAATTCCCGGCGTACTCTCTTCGGGGAATTGGAGTCCCATATCAAGGATGATGATGTCATCACCGTATTCGAGAAACATCATGTTGCGCCCGATTTGTTCGACTCCGCCGAGCACGACAACGCGTAGTACGCCCTTTTGGACATTACCGACTACCGTCTGCTCGACGCGAAAAGGTGTATGGCTCGGCATGCGACGGGCGCCGCCTGCGCGAGGAGGTCGCGCGCCTCGTCGTGGCGGGCGTGATGACCTCTCTGGTGGTTGTGGTTTATTGATCATATGCAAAAGGAAAAAATAAAATAAATAGTATTGCTGACACGAGTGTGCCGAGGGGGGGAGTTGAACCCCCACTCCCTTGCGGGAACAGCGCTCTGAACGCTGCGTGTCTGCCAGTTTCACCACCTCGGCGGGTGGTATATGTGCGATATAGTTTTTTACATTAGTGCTGTCAGTATATCGCTCTTTTACTCCTTTGTCAAGATATTCCAGACACTCTTGGTTTGAGTATACCACGCATCAATAGTGCTGAAACGCTCTTGGGGAAATGGAATGATACGGGCGCCGATGCCGCCGAGATCTTTATAGGTCGCATACAAATAATGGGGGCTATAGAGAAATATCGCAGGGCGATCTTTGGCGATTTCTTCTTGGAAGAGCGTATAGAGCTCGACACGCTTGTCGTTGCTCGTAGTATTTTGCGCGTTTTCCAAAAGTGTATCTACTTTGGTATTTGCGTAGAGCGCGATGTTTGAGCCCGGGTGTTTTATTTGGCGCGCGTGCCAAAAACCAAGTGGGTCGACATCGTACCCCATCACGAGACCATAGAGGAGCGCGTCATAGTTTCGTGGGCGGATGAAGTTTTGATCAAGGTCGCCTTTTTCATATGCTTGCACGGTAACTTCCACGCCGATCTCACGCCACATATCGCGCACCATCTCGGCTGCACGCACGAGTTCAGGTGTTTGGATGGTGGTGATGGTAAATGAAATTTTTACGCGATCTTTTTTGCCTTCGAGTTTTTCGATGATGCCGTCACCATCCGTATCTTCGTATTTTGCCTTCGCGAGTATTTCCTTGGCACCCTCGATATTGCGCTTGGTATTTTCAAGAGTTGACGCGTGAGCAAAGGTGCCCGGGGGGATAGGTAGCGAGGTCGCGGTAGCTCTCCCGCCAAGAATTTCATTCACAATGCGCTCTCGATCGGTTGCCTTGGCGAGCGCTTCACGCAGTACGGGGTCGCGGAGTGGTGTGTAGGTGTCTTGGTTGAAGAAAATACCTACAACGCGTGGGAGGCTCATCTCGTGTACGATGCTTTGCGATGGTGTGTGCCATGAGTGATCGATACTTGCGGCATCAATCGCATTGTCTTCAAATGCAGTGCGGAGTGCCGCGTCTGTCGGGTAAAAGTAAAAGGTAATAGTGTCGAGGTATGGAGGGCGCGGGAGGTATCCTTTGAAGCGTTTGAGATAAAATGCCGTGATGACACCACGGTCGTCTTTGGTGACGGTATCAATATGAAAGGGTCCCGCGCCGACTGGCTCCGTGTTGAGCGACGAGAGAGGGAACGCTTCGGGTTGTGTGTCG is part of the Patescibacteria group bacterium genome and encodes:
- the trpS gene encoding tryptophan--tRNA ligase, encoding MPKQILLTGLRPTSSLHVGNYFGALKPLIEYQKQYKTYLMVADIHALTTLEDTKDIRENTLKIVMLYLACGVDPRKVTLFVQSLVPEQIALATLFSMIVPKSMLELNPVYKEMLAENPKATNLGLLAYPVLQAADILSYKASVVPVGRDQLPHLELTREIARRFNARFGLSRRAKSGEMFPEPQSKITQDLKILSLQDPTKKMSKSHGENTNISLLDTPDQILKKIKTAVTDSGKDIIFDPQNKPGLSNLMFLMHLASGESIKTIEARFAGRGYGEFKEAVANSLTILLEPIQARYFEIAKNKKAIEKLLIDGSKAAQKVAQKTLAEAKKNIGLF
- a CDS encoding ABC transporter substrate-binding protein; the protein is MPTRSEWRTLFDTLTRREKIAFLFFLFVAWAAINVLLVRVDRDFSKEIPARGGSLTEGIVGIPRFINPLLALSDVDRDLARIVYAGLVKPDGKGGFVPELAERYEISEDGLTYTFWLREGLRWHDGEILTAADIAFTVELAKNPAIRSHRLAHWEGVGIEIKNEREIVFHLKRPYAPFLGNATMGILPKHLWHDTQPEAFPLSSLNTEPVGAGPFHIDTVTKDDRGVITAFYLKRFKGYLPRPPYLDTITFYFYPTDAALRTAFEDNAIDAASIDHSWHTPSQSIVHEMSLPRVVGIFFNQDTYTPLRDPVLREALAKATDRERIVNEILGGRATATSLPIPPGTFAHASTLENTKRNIEGAKEILAKAKYEDTDGDGIIEKLEGKKDRVKISFTITTIQTPELVRAAEMVRDMWREIGVEVTVQAYEKGDLDQNFIRPRNYDALLYGLVMGYDVDPLGFWHARQIKHPGSNIALYANTKVDTLLENAQNTTSNDKRVELYTLFQEEIAKDRPAIFLYSPHYLYATYKDLGGIGARIIPFPQERFSTIDAWYTQTKSVWNILTKE
- a CDS encoding ribonuclease J; the protein is MINKPQPPERSSRPPRRGARPPRAGGARRMPSHTPFRVEQTVVGNVQKGVLRVVVLGGVEQIGRNMMFLEYGDDIIILDMGLQFPEESTPGIDFIIPNVSYLKTKQKNIRGVIITHGHYDHIGAIPYLSAELGSPTIYTLPLTRAIILKRQGDFTHLPRLHTEEVKQDTKLKLGVFNIEFFHVNHNIFDTVGVAVHTPVGTVCHTADFKFDAHPVGDVPADYAKMERFAKEGVLLLMSDSTGAEKPGHSLSEQDIEQNLEDIFKQAKGRIIVATFASLISRLQQLISLAHKYGRKVAIDGYSMKSNVALSQELGYLKIPKGIMIDIKDVSNHPDDKILFLCTGAQGEGGAVLMRVATREHRHVRLHAGDTVVFSSSVIPGNERSVQYLKDTIYREGAEVFHYQMMDIHAGGHAQQEDLKLMIGIMKPKFFMPIHGNYYMLKLHTRLAKELGIKDENIVIPENGRIIDVTADTITLTKEAVDASAVFVDGLGVGDIKEVVLRDRQAMASDGMFVIIAIIDQKTGKVRGSPDIISRGFIYLKESKDLLYETRNRTKKHIEEMTEKMHPINVQYIKEELREKIAQFLFQKTERRPMVIPVVIEI